A window of the Helianthus annuus cultivar XRQ/B chromosome 4, HanXRQr2.0-SUNRISE, whole genome shotgun sequence genome harbors these coding sequences:
- the LOC110901525 gene encoding uncharacterized protein LOC110901525: MVKERAEWEKYRERLVRQVKEFEKAKAGFAEEKAKFESDRKSEEWGREGFGASFVLLKIYLEAQVAELKGKVEDGQTDRERVEAELKAHASNKDKDLAAKDVEIAELKRRLQEQTDKSESLEIDIEAERVKAITAEEAKQKAEEARDISTSALNVAQNNYSEAQCIVDTLVSDAEWMRGRGVVLMANSILNASELDGAVAALIDASRAVGYRGGYLECAQHVEEALGQEFDISHCSVTDQADAASARAEKILDPPETVELSDEEEPAGDDGDGDGDGDGDGHDDDDGGDVTIIALLLETLVKLARLNVSVARVSVTARFRAMIAEDLGGVTRELVIY; the protein is encoded by the exons ATGGTTAAAGAGCGAGCTGAGTGGGAAAAATACCGTGAGCGCCTAGTGCGGCAGGTTAAGGAGTTTGAGAAAGCTAAAGCTGGGTTTGCTGAAGAAAAAGCTAAGTTCGAATCTGATAGGAAATCAGAGGAATGGGGACGTGAAGGCTTTGGGGCAAGCTTCGTGCTGCTGAAGATCT ACCTTGAGGCTCAAGTTGCTGAACTGAAAGGGAAGGTTGAGGATGGGCAAACCGATAGAGAACGTGTTGAG GCTGAGTTGAAGGCGCATGCATCTAATAAGGATAAGGACCTGGCGGCTAAGGATGTTGAGATTGCAGAGTTGAAACGTCGTTTGCAAGAGCAAACCGACAAAAGCGAGTCCTTAGAGATTGACATTGAGGCTGAGAGAGTAAAAGCTATTACTGCTGAAGAGGCCAAACAGAAGGCTGAAGAGGCGCGAGATATCAGTACCTCTGCCCTCAATGTAGCCCAGAACAATTACTCTGAAGCCCAATGTATCGTCGATACACTGGTCTCTGATGCTGAATGGATGCGCGGTAGAGGAGTAGTTCTG ATGGCCAACTCTATCTTGAATGCTTCCGAGCTGGATGGAGCTGTTGCTGCTCTCATAGATGCCTCACGCGCGGTTGGTTACCGTGGAGGTTATCTAGAGTGTGCGCAGCATGTTGAAGAGGCGTTAGGACAAGAGTTTGACATTAGTCATTGCTCAGTGACCGACCAGGCTGATGCTGCATCGGCCCGCGCTGAAAAG ATTCTGGACCCTCCAGAGACCGTGGAACTATCTGATGAAGAAGAACCAGccggtgatgatggtgatggcgATGGTGATGGCGATGGAGATGGTCAcgacgatgatgatggtggtgacg TTACAATTATTGCATTGTTgttagaaactttggttaagttagcgcgaTTAAATGTAAGTGTGGCTCGTGTGAGTGTGACTGCCCGGTTTCGCGCTATGATCGCGGAAGACCTTGGAGGCGTAACTCGAGAGCTCGTAATttactga